In the Thermodesulfovibrio yellowstonii DSM 11347 genome, one interval contains:
- a CDS encoding CinA family protein: protein MHFLNSIAFSIIKKLIQTGKTLSTAESCTGGLIASSITDIPGASKVFLGGMVVYATEMKLRLLGVAKEVLDYGVISSQMAEAMALKIKLLTGSDYSIATTGNLGPDVMEGKAKGLIYIAVATPEKVHIKELNLQGDRLSNKTEATEEALKLFLELL, encoded by the coding sequence ATGCATTTTTTAAATTCTATCGCATTCAGCATTATTAAAAAACTCATCCAGACTGGTAAAACTCTTTCAACCGCAGAGTCTTGCACAGGTGGGCTAATAGCCTCTTCAATCACTGATATTCCTGGTGCAAGTAAAGTTTTCCTTGGAGGAATGGTAGTCTATGCAACGGAAATGAAGCTTAGACTTCTTGGAGTTGCAAAGGAAGTCTTAGATTATGGCGTAATCTCTTCGCAGATGGCTGAGGCAATGGCATTAAAAATAAAGCTTCTTACTGGCTCCGATTACTCAATTGCTACAACGGGAAATCTTGGTCCTGATGTGATGGAGGGAAAAGCAAAAGGCTTAATTTATATTGCCGTTGCAACGCCTGAAAAAGTCCATATCAAAGAATTGAATTTACAGGGAGATAGACTATCAAATAAAACAGAGGCAACTGAGGAAGCATTGAAACTTTTTCTTGAACTGTTATAA